Within the Ensifer adhaerens genome, the region TATCCAGCAGACGGGATTGCACGGGGTCGCTCACCATTTCCGGGTTCCAAGGCCTACTGCGTTCTTCGATGAGCGTCGTGATGAGCTCAAGCAATTTGGGGTCCGTTTTGGGGTTGGCGTTGTTTTCAAACAGCTCCCCCTCCCCTCGCACTTCGCCGCCATAGCGCAGCGTCCATAGGATCAGTCCCTTGCCCCTGGGCTCCAGCATGACCGCCCGTTCACGGCGATACATCACGACCCGCGAAATACCGACTGTCTTCGTCGCGACCATTGCATCGCGGATAACTGAAAACGCCTCCTCGCCGACTGGATCGTCGGGGACCAGAAAATGCGGGCGGTCATACCAGAGCCACTGGATGCTGTCGGCGGGAACGAACATGTCGATGTCGATCGTGCGCGTGCTTTCCAGACCAACGGCGTCAAGTTCCTCGTCTTCCAAAACGACATAATCATCCTCGCCGCGTTGATAGCCTTTGACCTCGTCGGCCTCGTCGATGGGCTTGCCAGTCACCGCGTCGACATATCGCGATTCGACGCGATTTCCTGTCTTGCGATTCAGCGTGTGAAAGCGCACCTTCTCATTCTCGCTGATGGCCGGCGTTAGTGCCACCGGGCAAGTCACGAGCGATAGCTTCAGATAACCTTTCCAGAATGTGCGGGGCGCCATTTGTTTCGTCTCTCGTGGGTCTCTGGCATCATTGGTTGAAACCTTCCCGCGGACAGAATGTTCCCCAACGTTCCTGGCAGTAAGCCAAAAAAGATACTTTCCACGCACAGCGTCAACAGATTGAATTTGTGAAAGAATCTGGACAAATTGCCGGCCGGCAACTGAAGGTTAGTGGCGTTCGTGCGGCCCTGGAGTCGGAGAGTTGGTTGGGAAAGTTGTCTTCTCTTCTTGCCGAGTTACGGCCCCGGGCTCTGAAACCATCAAGGGCGTCCCTAAAAAGCCCTACGCTTTGTCAACGTAACGAATGGATAAGTCATTGAAAATAAACATTAACTTGTCGATATTGCCTGCCGGCAACTTTTGAAATGTGTAAACAGTTTCCCGTACGAGTGGTCCCGCCTTAGTCCACACGCCGGCGCAGTCAAGAGTTTGGAACGGTCGCACGTAGGGATCCGAACCGCCAAGAGCCCTCAGACACTGGCACGCACAAGGAGGCGCCGCAAAGAACGGCAATCGATCGGGAGATGGCGTGCGAACAAAGTGGCACATAGAACTCAATCGAATGGGCGGTCCGCATTTGGAGGAACCCAATCTCATCTCGTCAGTTTTGCGACATTCCGGGCTGGTCCCGGTCCTCTTGGGAGTCGGCCAAACGTGTCGTCGTGAGCGCAGCGAAGGACGGTAATCCAGTGAAGAATGGGCGGACGCCGAAACCAGTCAAAGATCAGAAACTCCTTCAGAAGCTTGCTCGGAATCCGGAGAATCTGTTCGCCAAGCCCTTTCGCCAGCAATACGGAGCTTTGTGCTTTCGGCAAAAGGACGGGTGCTCGGAAGTCGAGATCCTGGTCATCAGCTCACGCCAGAGCGGGCGCTGGATCATTCCGAAGGGTTGGCCGGTGAAGAAGAAGATGCCTCATGAATCGGCGGAGATTGAAGCTTTGGAAGAAGCCGGCGTGAGCGGCCGTTCGAACAGTTCAGCTGTTGGGTGCTACACCTATTTGAAAGAGTTGGATGACGGCAAGGTCGTTCCCTGTGTCGTAGATGTGTTCGAGATCGAGGTCACGAAGACGGACAAGGTCTTCAAGGAACGTGGGCAGCGCGTGTTTGATTGGGTAAGCCCTGAGGAAGCGGCGAGACGCGTTCGTGAGGTTGAGCTAAAGGCTCTGCTGGCACACTTCAAACCGACCGCAATGGGCGAGACGGAGGCAGCAGAAGAGCCCCTGACCTCAACAAATTCAGGACCGGATGAGGCCGAAGCGCCTGGCCTCGTCGAGGAGGTCGCGGACCGCTGACGACTGCCACTTCCTCCCTCCACCCGGTGGCGGCTCTTGCATTTCGTCCAATTGGGCCGCGATATCGCGCAGTGACAGGCTGGGATCGGCGATCGCGACGCATGCGACCAGGCGCATCAGATCATGTTCTGGCGGCCGACGCGGAGATCGCTTCAGGAGCTCCGGATCTGCGAGTTTCTCGCGCACCATCCGATGAACCGCGCGGCGCAGACGTTCGACAGTCCAGCTGTGACCTCTTCGAGTGAGAATGCGAACAATGTCTTGCCAGCTATGGTCGGGACGTAGCCGTTTCACGGTCGGCAGCCACGTTTGCGCGGACGCGACCAATTCGTTCAGGTAGGCCCGTTCGCGAGCCGCCGATACGGCGCGCAACGCCTCCGGCCGACGTTCCCGCAGGCCAGGATTGCCCGCACGGCGGCCGCGTGCCTTGGCGGCATTCATACCGGATTTCGTCCGTTCAGAAGCCAGTGTACGTTCCATGCGAGCGATTGAGCCCAGCACTTGCAGAGCAAACATCCCTTGTTCCGTCGAGGTGTCGATCGGATCGGCCAAGGAGCGGAAATGGATGCCGCGATCCTTCAGGTCTTCGAGAACACCGAGCAAGTCGGCAAGCGAGCGGGCAAGCCGATCAAGGCTTGCGACGACGAGGACATCGCCATGAATGAGATCCTTCAACAGCGTCGAGAGTACCGGCATTGACCTCGATGCATCTGCTCTATGCTCTTGATAAATGCGGCCGCAGCCCGCCAAGCGCAATTCGTCTAGTTGCGTGTCGTTGGTTTCCTCACCTGCCGAAACGCGGGCGTAGCCGATAATGCGCTGCGGCTGAAAGACGGGTTCGATATTGGTTGTTTTGATCATATGGCAAAAGCGTCGGCGCTTAAGAGGACTGGACGGATGAGAAATGCGTCAGTGGTCAGTTGTTTGCAAGTACGTGTTCGTAGGCAGGCGAGGGAGCAAATGCGCACGTTTGGGCTTTCCGTCTTGGCTGCGGACAGAGGTCGCCTCTCGCGGATACCCACGTGCATGTTCGCCAGGAGTGCCTTCAACAGCATTATCGGGTCCTTAGATCTCGATGCGTGATAGCGGCTGCACAGACGCGTTCAAGCGAGATCGCGCAAGAGTTCGGCGGCGGCAGCCAGCGGCATCGCATGGACGTTCTGGCTGAGGGGGAACACCGTGTTGCCAGAATAGACGACGAGCCGTCGTTCGGGATCCATGTCCTCGCACGCAAGGTAGAAGCCCTTTTCGAGTTTTGGGGCGAGGCTGCGCGTGATGTCGATCGCCCAGGGACGTTGCCCGGCGGGCGTTATGAGTAGGTCGATTTCAGCGCCGGCGGACGTTCGATAGAAGTTCACCTTGGTGCCGAAAGGGACCGCTGCAAGTAGCGTTTCTATGACGAAGCCTTCCCAACTGGCGCCCGCGATAGGGTGCCCAAGAACGTCCTCCTGTGTCGTCAACCCGAGAAGCGCATGGAGGATACCGCTGTCTCTGACATAAATTCGAGGCGATTTGACGAGACGCTTGCCGATATTGGATTGCCAGGGTTCCAGGCGCCGGACCAAGAGAAGATCGACGAGTAGGTCGAGGTGATGCGCAACGGTCTTGCCGTCGACGCCCAACGCTCGGGCGAATTCAGCGGCGTTGAGAAGGCTCGATTGCTGATGTGCGAGCATCTTCCAGAAGCGTCTGAGCGTCTCGATCGAGATGCGTGGAGCAAAATACGGGATGTCCCGCTCGAGATATGTTCGGATGAACTCCTGCCGCCAACGGTGGCTGGATTGGTCGCTTTCGGCGAGAAGACTAGCGGGAAATCCTCCACGTGCCCAAAGCGTGTTGATGAGTTTCTCCGGTACTTCCAAGCCATCGATCGGCTGCAGTTCAAGACAGGCGAACCGGTCTGCCAAAAGTCCACCGAATTGTTGCAGCGGGCCGATCGACGTGGGGCTTAGGAGCAGAAACCGTCCCGGCTCCCTCCCAATTCTTCGCCTACGTTCGAAGTAGTCATGCAAGTGATGGAAGAGGTTTGGCAGCCGATGAACCTCATCTAAGATGACCAGCTTGTCTCCATGCCGCTCGAGATATAACTCCAGTTCGATGAGCTTGGCACGGTCGGCCTCCGATCCCAGATCGAGGTAAATCGTGGGGCGCTCTTGGGCGAGGGTGAGTGCGAGCCTCGATTTCCCAACCCCGTGCGGACCTATAAGGGTAACCGCAGCATCGGTGTCGAGGAGATTTGTCAGCGTGGTTGTGATCTGGCGTTCTATCATCCTTGCATTTGTGGAGTCTGGCTCCAGAATTGCAAGGTAGATTTGGATCATAGCCGCGCTGTGTCTGGTTTGCGCGCGATCTTTACCAAGTCGATAGGCCTTACCTTGGCTTTTGCACAGCATCGCTATAGAGGCGCGCTGCATCAGGGATGTATGCAGGGACTGCCGCAGGGCTTCGTGACGGGTGTGGTGCGGTTGGCCGCGTCGGTCAGCAAGCCCAATCTCAATTTTCATGAGCGGTCACGAGTGCCGCATCGAATTCGGCCCATAGGTCTATCGGCTGGGGGAACACAGGCTCTACAAGGCCATTATTTCGGAAGGTCCGTAAACATTGCGCATCGGGGCAATGTCGGAAGTCTGGCCCTGTCCACTTGTGGCGGCTTGAGGGGAGGGGAGTTCTCGTCGTGATGGTCTGGGCGAACCGGTCCATAGTCGAGAAGATCAACCCGCATTGTCGGCACTTTGGATCGGCGCCGCCCACCGGAAATCAAATGCCGGAAGAAGCAGTGCTCGATCGTGCAGATCGACGGGACGGTCGCCGGTGCAAACGATCAGGGGCTTACGTTCCGGGCCGCTTTCCTGCTCTTTCGTTGCTGCGGGCGCATGCTCGAACGGACCGCAAGACGCAGAGCCGCTTTGATGGGGCGGTTTATTCACCGCGCAAAGCACCGCTAACGGGTAAGGATCGACCCGCTCGTCAGACGCCGAAGGGTCGTGTCGGGGGCATGCGGTCCTTTGGTCCGACGCGGGCAGGCGGCGCGCAGACCTTCTTCTACGGACACACCGGGTCGGGGGGCCGCGGGTTTGGCCGGATCCCAAATGGGCGGCGAATTTCTGGCGCCGGCCAGGGCCGGGGAATGCCGGTCGCAAGCAGGCGTCCAATATCCGAGGGTCTGAGGCAAGCGCGCGAAGCGGGATCTCCCCCCACGCCTCCAGGCGCAGATGCTGCAGTGTCGCTACGTCTTCGTCTGTTAGCAGCGCAAGGTTGCTGCGTTGATCAAATGTAGGGACTGCGTCGAGCGCGCCGAGTTCTGTCGCACGGGCGTGGATCACGGCAGTTGTCATGAGGAACGTGCCAGCCTTTGAGCCTGCCCGTGCGAATGAAGGGCAAAATCCTGCAGACTTTTGTGTGCACTCAGAGGCATTCGGCAAATCGTCCCCGCCAAGATTTCGGTCCTCATTCAGCACGATCATGCTCTAGAGATACGGCTATGGTGGCGTGCCATCGGTGATGCCTTGGTGGAGGCGGACGGACGTTGTTGTGCCTACGGCGTTGTACTTCTAACGGCTCTGTGCCAGCTCCCACACGTGTTCATAAGGAGTGCGCTAGAAAACATATGGTTGTAGACGTGGTTTAGATCTTGAATAGGGGCGCGTCAGGTTCGAGACGGCATTGAGGATGGGAAACCAAGCGTCCTCAGTGGCAAATGCGCACCAGCGGGCTTCCTTGGCGGGAATTTCGGAAAAGAACGGCTTTGGGGAAGGCGCTGACGGAGCGTCGTTTGATCGTCAGCGAGAAACCGGGGTCAGGGTCAGCACTTCGCTATTGGTCTTGCACGAACCCGGTACGCCGTTGATGCAGCCCTTCGTGGTTTGCTTGATCGTCAGTGTAGATCCATCACCTGACGGACCAATCGTATAAGTGCCTTTGCCGGCGCCTGAAAAGCCGCCGCCCGCAAGCCCATACTCCACAGTCCCGCCGGAACGAGACGTTGGCGTGTAGACGAAAGCCGAAGTGCCGCCAGGGAACTTGCCGACGACCTCGAACGGCTCGCTCAACTTCACCACGGTTCCGCTCACCTTGATCCGGGCGCCGCCGCCGGAGACCGTCCAGGGACCTGGACAAAGCTTATCCAGCACGTGTTCGGCAATCCGGGCAGCCTCGTCCAGAAACGCATCGTCATCCGAGAAGCCGGAGAAGCTGTCGACAAGGTCGCCGCCGGGATTGGTTCTCGTCTCTATCGTCCAGTTGGCTTTCCCGCCGCCGAATGTGATGCGGCCGCCAATCAGAAAGTCCGGGGCCTCGGTACCCAGCTTCTTTATCGCCGTGGTCGGGTCAGCATATTTCGACTGCTGAAACTTCTGTTCCTTAATCACCTCGTCGATCCGCCGCCATTCGACGACCCTGCCCGCGCACCATTCGGCCTCTCCCCCGGCGCCCAGCTTGTTGACGACCTCGGTCAAGATCATATCGCCCAGACCGTTCCCAGCAGCCTCCCGGCCGGGATAGGCGTCGTCGGTGATTGTGCCGACCGCCAGCACCACATCGGCTTGCTGCGCTTGTGCGATCGTCGATGACAGCAAGACAAGAACTGGCGCACAAAGCACAGACATGGCATGCGACGGTCGTTTCCGAATTTGCACCTTGATGCGCCCCCGCTCGCGGATCTTGCAATTACACTGCCTCTCTAGCCCGTGGCCTGTCCAACGAAATCTCGGGTGTGCGCCCAGGGCCGCCCACCATACTTCCTGCCGCACGAACCATCAGATTGCCGCTACTCGGCTGACGGGATGCTCGCTCCTGCCGGCCCAATCTGCCGAGTGATACGTTCGAGCGGTTTGTGCGAGGAAAGGCTGTTGGCCTCGATCCCGCACGAAATCGCACAGGTATCGTCTTAAGTGCCATTAGCGACCAGCAAACCGCGGCGTCCTGATCTTTTCTGCAAGGTTGCATTGCGCCGGTAGGGGTGGGAGGGAAGTCCGGTGCGCCTCCAGACTACCTCGTCGCTACGTGCGCCAATCTCGCGCTCAGCAAAAGGCCAGGAAATGCGCGGCAGGCATCATCGTCTTGGAGCGCATTGGGAGGAACTTTGCTGCCCTCCGGCTTCGGCATCGCATGCGCGGAATCGATCATCTTCTCTCTTGGGCCATGAAGGCTCACGACGGTAAGATGTCCGTCGACCGTGGACCAATTTGACGACGTGGCGACGGGGCGGGCGCCTGCTTCGGGAGGCGATAATGTTTCCAGTGAGCCAAGGTTGGCGCGCGGACATGGAAGGAGAACGGATCGTGGAAATCAGCGTCAGTGACCGCGAGCTTATCGCACTGATGAAACGCTATTTTTCGGCGAAAGCCGAGCTTGACGGCTTGAAGGAACGACTGGAGGCGGCGCGACACACAGCCGGCGAGGCGATCGGCGTATTCTACGATCCCCGAGAGAACGCCGAGTACGCCGCCGACCTGCAGCGCTCGCATCATTTGAAGGCCGAGATGGTGTCGTTGATGCAGCGTGCCGAAGCGTGGTGGAGGGCAGCATCACTTGCCGATCAACGCGACGGATCGGAGGCCGAGACGGAGCCGGAAGACTGGCAGTCGTTTGAGAAGCGGGCCGATGCATTCTTTGGAGGATAGTCACCCGGGCGACCGGACAAGCTGACTATCCGTTCTTTGCTGTTGTTCTAGAGATCGCGGTGCTCCGAGGGCCGCAAAACGGTGTTCTCTAGCTAAAGTGATGCAGCCGTCATTCCAAATCAGTAACTCAGGCGTCCAACGCCCTCTTGATGGAGCAATGGGGCGCACTTGGGGATCGGACATGAACCCGGCGTGTTTCCTGAGAAACAGATCGCGCGAAAGACCAATGCTAATTGAGTTTCAGTTCAAAGCACTCAAATGAATTGGATCTAGAAATGGTTCTGTTTTCGGCTCTGATGTTTTTCGCCATGCTGTTTGCAACAGCAAAGCAGCTGCGGAGCGAAGCCCGAGCACGCCCGGCGATTGTCTGATCCGGCGATCCAAGCCTCCGCTACGCGTTTGATTCAAGCCGAAAATTTGCAAGACCGTTATGAAGCTCATCTGTGAAGCCGTCAGCCTCGTCGTATTCTCCGCTGCGGTCGTAATGTTCGCGACCGTGCTGGCCGCATGATCCGGACTGTCCCGCC harbors:
- a CDS encoding Ku protein → MAPRTFWKGYLKLSLVTCPVALTPAISENEKVRFHTLNRKTGNRVESRYVDAVTGKPIDEADEVKGYQRGEDDYVVLEDEELDAVGLESTRTIDIDMFVPADSIQWLWYDRPHFLVPDDPVGEEAFSVIRDAMVATKTVGISRVVMYRRERAVMLEPRGKGLILWTLRYGGEVRGEGELFENNANPKTDPKLLELITTLIEERSRPWNPEMVSDPVQSRLLDIIAAKTKKKQKQLPKEKAPEEAGSGNVINIMDALRKSIGAEPKKKGGR
- a CDS encoding NUDIX hydrolase, with protein sequence MSAAKDGNPVKNGRTPKPVKDQKLLQKLARNPENLFAKPFRQQYGALCFRQKDGCSEVEILVISSRQSGRWIIPKGWPVKKKMPHESAEIEALEEAGVSGRSNSSAVGCYTYLKELDDGKVVPCVVDVFEIEVTKTDKVFKERGQRVFDWVSPEEAARRVREVELKALLAHFKPTAMGETEAAEEPLTSTNSGPDEAEAPGLVEEVADR
- a CDS encoding recombinase family protein; protein product: MIKTTNIEPVFQPQRIIGYARVSAGEETNDTQLDELRLAGCGRIYQEHRADASRSMPVLSTLLKDLIHGDVLVVASLDRLARSLADLLGVLEDLKDRGIHFRSLADPIDTSTEQGMFALQVLGSIARMERTLASERTKSGMNAAKARGRRAGNPGLRERRPEALRAVSAARERAYLNELVASAQTWLPTVKRLRPDHSWQDIVRILTRRGHSWTVERLRRAVHRMVREKLADPELLKRSPRRPPEHDLMRLVACVAIADPSLSLRDIAAQLDEMQEPPPGGGRKWQSSAVRDLLDEARRFGLIRS
- a CDS encoding ATP-binding protein encodes the protein MIERQITTTLTNLLDTDAAVTLIGPHGVGKSRLALTLAQERPTIYLDLGSEADRAKLIELELYLERHGDKLVILDEVHRLPNLFHHLHDYFERRRRIGREPGRFLLLSPTSIGPLQQFGGLLADRFACLELQPIDGLEVPEKLINTLWARGGFPASLLAESDQSSHRWRQEFIRTYLERDIPYFAPRISIETLRRFWKMLAHQQSSLLNAAEFARALGVDGKTVAHHLDLLVDLLLVRRLEPWQSNIGKRLVKSPRIYVRDSGILHALLGLTTQEDVLGHPIAGASWEGFVIETLLAAVPFGTKVNFYRTSAGAEIDLLITPAGQRPWAIDITRSLAPKLEKGFYLACEDMDPERRLVVYSGNTVFPLSQNVHAMPLAAAAELLRDLA